A single region of the Acanthopagrus latus isolate v.2019 chromosome 11, fAcaLat1.1, whole genome shotgun sequence genome encodes:
- the frem1b gene encoding FRAS1-related extracellular matrix protein 1b isoform X3, with protein MAAIGVLLLLAVASVCRGSLVVVNSGVEVVRGRSAFITETALKISVDPSTDCKVEVVMNEPVTQRVGRLTPQVFDCSFLEDEVKYVHNGSPQLDQDSVMLRVYRFTSSDTLVETVVVPVRVVDSDVPGVVELGSAPLVVPQFYGLSNTIDSSVLNIRTRADLVCTVRLMTTDTSVPALGQLVKEEDVTQRKGRETAPLCPGNKPCLHDTTEVHFLKTGCQDFLSSGLKYQHLSPPSPEIDYIPIRVELREQATRALLEAESVWLPVLIHGAMQNQPPQAAFMASFILEVDQFILTPLTTATLDAKDHETPQERLVFNVTAPPAAGYIAHLDDHTKPITSFTWLDLHEMKVAYQPPNSSQSHRRNYEMEFQAIDGSYMSSPPIMVHISIRTAETNAPRVSWNMGLDLLEGQSRPITWEELQIVDSDNVDAVYLVAVDGPLHGRLSVRGGKAFMFRVRDLREGVVVYHHSDSDTTRDHIVFRISDGRHSIRHKFPINILPKDDSPPFLINNVAVEVQEGGAVRLEEYMLLASDLDSSDDYILYQVVSTPRVGQLVRKSSAHETGAPVDSFLQRDLIQGQIYYQHSGEEQFEDSFDVTLSDSHQPPNLSQTYTVVLHVFPVKDQLPLEVSGSVRSLTVKETEVVYITQAHLHFTDREHPDTDLTYVITTPCFSPLHPGLMDAGRLFYTDTTSAMKKDHMVPVLKSFTQHAVNHMKVAFMPPVEDVGPEPLFVQFVFSVSDQHGGSVSGLLFNITVTPVDDQAPEAFTNLLRVEEGGGAFVTEEHLLVRDRDSRDETLRVEVQRTPGHGRLELQGRTLQQGDGFSLQDLRGLRLRFIHDDSETTEDEVDLRVTDGLNSADVVLLIQVLPMNDEPPQLGGGLRGELSCDEGGRVQVTVDYLSATDRDSDDSRLTYMLARSPGRGELQRAGLSVDKFSQQDLLQGHVYYVHTGGEIGPEPVFDTVTLIISDGEAGGMEHCCHGDAPPPPVPLHGTLPVYDLNITVLPVNNKVPTVILGESMLVVDEGSSACLCRGLLGASDPDSPPDQLTFHLETPPLHGFLENTLPTPGSEKSNAGVRVESFSLVHLTSGYINYVQSESKGVEPTVDQLSISVSDGLHRSAPIPVYIIINPTNDETPSLLFANFTVKEGGMRELTPSVLNGFDLDAPLDVLTFTVVQPPAHGRLINGIYGTEMSRYKEMGADLLQRSLPVTSFTLQELRQGMKIVYMHDDTETLKDAVALRLTDGVHTVEGAAQVTVLPVNDERPRLLKNGGLEVNSGERRVISSVALEAEDLDTPPDQVYYFLNAEPRFGKLQLKTESGWSEVSAGQNFTQDDVEMNRLWYVHTAATSAAGFKGHDSFRFTLSDLDNETPTQSFFISVHTVHKGDLVLLSKAVHLMEGQRVVLNTDILLASDSSGRPEELVYTVSVPPRHGVVHAVQQPGVPLTAFTQLDVAAHRVCYTHDNSHHAESDAFSFVVTNGDSSRSGTLHFTIEHGDRIPPTLHHNTGLRLQDGSTETIGADQLQLTDPDTVTANLSYVITQLPRYGKLLLRGVPLSPPLSFTQTDVDELNLAYQHDPGSPADIDRFYFLPTDGSNRGYLEFGQLREEPAVFNIQVDRVDRTPPSLTTRRSPSSVVDLGGGRFGIFITSKHLQASDPDSPTEELEFSITRAPYFGYLENVLTGAYIRGRFTQRDVDQRAVVFVLPADVDVTADSFQFRLVDPAGNTALPEILELFWSRVELSATCYRTCETAGTLQIQIQRSGKSADPAYVAIQVEEGSARPGRDFTHSTAALIQFDPGVSVKTWNIYLIDDGLEENHETFTVTLKTPKNAVLGQRTSASVEIIDPRGGRCDPDDLRVEEDEKRFPAPPPHPPRLPDPPRPEEEEDPVTDIEAELVWENQPHPPRGDVPNRRPFLDYGDGDPQDQAAHSYSQVHYRQLPGTSTGTSTGSSGISGHRVRHGGLKVRVSGERRAEEKVWTFHSLTPLRLEEVKPGDVGWSRSPHSRLQQEPPVDDPPQMDHPEPRHHPELRQRKTGKSVSSSCADGWTHYRRRCYIVSSSVASWASAERTCSLLFNSSLTSVRSRRDMTWLWKFAGRKPFWIGLSGGPGRWMWADGRSVSFSRLRGAPQGRSDADMGSDCVLVENPRSWISASCSPETQHTFICSSPAHTH; from the exons atggctgccatcggcgtgttgttgctgctggcgGTGGCGTCCGTCTGCAGAGGGAGTCTGGTTGTGGTGAACTCGGGGGTGGAGGTCGTCAGGGGCAGATCAGCGTTCATCACAGAGACGGCGCTGAAGATCAGCGTGGATCCGAGCACAGACTGtaaggtggaggtggtgatgaACGAACCGGTCACTCAGAGAGTCGGGAGGCTGACTCCACAG gTGTTTGACTGCAGCTTCCTGGAGGACGAAGTGAAGTACGTCCACAACGGCAGCCCTCAGCTGGACCAGGACTCAGTGATGCTGAGAGTCTACAG GTTCACGTCCTCGGACACGCTGGTGGAGACGGTGGTTGTGCCGGTGCGGGTGGTGGACTCGGACGTGCCTGGCGTGGTGGAGCTGGGCAGCGCCCCGCTGGTGGTTCCTCAGTTCTACGGTTTATCCAACACCATCGACAGCTCCGTCCTGAACATCCGGACCAGAGCCGACCTGGTCTGCACCGTCAGACTGATGACCACCGACACCAGCGTCCCCGCTCTGGGTCAGCtagtgaaggaggaggacgtCACGCAGAGGAAGG GCAGAGAGACGGCGCCGCTCTGTCCCGGGAACAAACCGTGTCTTCACGACACCACTGAGGTTCATTTCCTGAAGACCGGCTGCCAGGACTTCCTGAGCTCCGGTCTGAAGTACCAGCACCTCAGCCCTCCATCGCCAGAGATCGACTACATCCCCATCAGGGTGGAGCTGAGGGAGCAGGCCACCAGGGCGCTGCTGGAG GCAGAGTCAGTGTGGTTGCCGGTTCTGATCCACGGTGCGATGCAGAACCAGCCTCCCCAGGCCGCCTTCATGGCCTCCTTCATCCTGGAGGTGGACCAGTTCATCCTCACCCCCCTCACCACCGCAACCCTGGACGCCAAGGACCACGAGACGCCGCAGGAGAGGCTCGTCTTCAACGTGACCGCCCCGCCCGCCGCGGGCTACATCGCCCACCTGGACGACCACACCAAGCCCATCACGTCCTTCACCTGGCTGGACCTCCATGAGATGAAGGTGGCGTACCAGCCACCcaacagcagccaatcacaccgCAGGAACTACGAG ATGGAGTTCCAGGCTATAGACGGTTCTTACATGAGCAGCCCGCCCATCATGGTCCACATCTCCATCAGAACAGCTGAGACAAACGCACCCAGAGTCTCCTGGAACATGG GTTTGGACCTGTTGGAGGGTCAGTCCCGACCAATCACGTGGGAGGAGCTACAGATAGTGGACAGTGACAACGTGGATGCCGTCTACCTGGTGGCGGTGGACGGACCTCTGCATGGACGCCTCAGTGTCAGAG GGGGGAAGGCGTTCATGTTCCGTGTGCGGGACCTGAGGGAGGGCGTGGTCGTCTACCATCACTCCGACAGCGACACCACCCGCGACCACATCGTCTTCCGCATCAGCGACGGCCGCCACAGCATCCGCCACAAGTTCCCCATCAACATCCTGCCGAAGGACGACTCCCCGCCGTTCCTCATCAACAACGTGGCggtggaggtgcaggagggCGGAGCCGTGAGGCTGGAGGAGTACATGCTCCTGGCCTCCGACCTGGACTCCAGCGACGACTACATCCTCTACCAGGTAGTCTCCACCCCCCGTGTGGGGCAGCTGGTCAGGAAGAGCTCCGCCCACGAGACAG GAGCTCCAGTGGACAGTTTCCTGCAGAGAGACCTGATCCAGGGTCAGATCTACTACCAGCACTCAGGAGAGGAGCAGTTTGAAGACTCGTTCGACGTCACGCTGTCCGACAGCCACCAGCCGCCCAACCTCTCCCAGACATAC ACGGTTGTCCTCCATGTTTTCCCGGTGAAGGACCAGCTGCCGCTGGAAGTGTCGGGCAGCGTTCGCTCTCTGACGGTGAAGGAGACGGAGGTGGTTTACATCACCCAGGCTCACCTCCACTTCACTGACAGAGAGCATCCGGACACAGACCTGACCTACGTCATCACAACGCCCTGCTTCAGCCCATTGCATCCTGG gCTGATGGACGCAGGTCGTCTGTTCTACACCGACACCACCAGCGCCATGAAGAAAGACCACATGGTGCCGGTGCTGAAGTCCTTCACACAg CATGCAGTGAACCACATGAAGGTGGCCTTCATGCCTCCTGTGGAGGACGTCGGCCCGGAGCCGCTCTTCGTCCAGTTCGTCTTCTCCGTCAGCGACCAGCACGGAGGCTCCGTCTCCGGCCTCCTCTTCAACATCACCGTCACCCCCGTGGACGATCAGGcgccagag GCGTTCACCAACCTGCtgcgggtggaggagggtggaggggccTTCGTGACGGAGGAGCACCTCCTGGTTCGGGACCGGGACAGTCGGGACGAGACGCTGAGGGTGGAGGTTCAGAGGACACCTGGCCACGGCCGGCTGGAGCTGCAGGGCCGGACTCTGCAGCAGGGAGACGGGTTCAGCCTGCAGGACCTGAGAGGACTCCGGCTCAG GTTCATCCACGACGACTCTGAGACGACCGAGGATGAAGTGGACCTGAGGGTGACGGACGGTCTGAACTCTGCCGACGTCGTGCTGCTGATCCAG GTTCTGCCGATGAACGATGAGCCTCCTCAGCTGGGTGGAGGTCTGCGGGGGGAGCTGAGCTGCGATGAGGGGGGGCGTGTCCAGGTGACGGTGGACTACCTGTCGGCCACAGACCGAGACAGCGACGACTCCAGACTGACTTACATGCTGGCCCGCAGCCCGGGCcgaggggagctgcagagggCCGGACTGAGCGTGGACAAGTTCTCCCAGCAGGACCTGCTGCAGGGACACGTCTACTAcgtccacacag gaggAGAGATCGGACCTGAGCCGGTGTTCGACACCGTCACTCTCATCATCTCTGACGGCGAGGCAGGTGGGATGGAGCACTGTTGTCACGGAGACGCCCCGCCCCCACCCGTGCCTCTGCACggcacacttcctgtttacgACCTGAACATCACTGTTCTTCCTGTCAACAACAAAGTCCCCACCGTCATTCTGG GTGAGTCCATGCTGGTGGTGGACGAGGGCTCCTCAGCCTGTCTGTGTCGGGGGCTCCTGGGGGCCTCGGACCCCGACAGCCCCCCCGACCAGCTGACCTTTCACCTGGAGACTCCTCCTCTGCACGGCTTCCTGGAGAACACGCTGCCGACGCCCGGATCTGAGAAGAGCAACGCTGGAGTCCGAgttg AATCCTTCAGTCTCGTCCACTTGACCTCCGGTTACATCAACTACGTCCAGTCCGAGAGCAAAGGGGTGGAGCCAACAGTCGACCAGCTGTCCATCAGTGTGAGTGACGGGCTGCATCGCTCTGCCCCCATCCCCGTCTACATCATCATTAATCCAACCAATGACGAGACGCCGTCACTTCTGTTCGCTAACTTCACG GTGAAGGAGGGCGGGATGAGGGAGCTGACTCCGTCCGTACTGAACGGCTTCGACCTGGACGCCCCGCTGGACGTCCTGACCTTCACGGTGGTGCAGCCGCCGGCTCACGGGCGCCTCATCAACGGCATCTACGGCACCGAGATGAGCCGCTACAAGGAGATGGGAGCAGACCTCCTGCAGAGGAGCCTCCCCGTCACCTCCTTCACCCTGCAGGAGCTCCGGcaag GGATGAAGATCGTGTACATGCACGATGACACAGAAACCCTGAAGGACGCCGTGGCTCTGCGGCTGACAGATGGCGTCCACACAGTCGAGGGGGCGGCTCAGGTCACCGTGCTGCCGGTCAACGACGAGAGGCCGCGACTGctcaa AAACGGCGGGTTGGAGGTGAACTCCGGTGAGCGCAGGGTGATCTCCAGCGTGGCTCTGGAGGCCGAGGACCTGGACACGCCCCCAGACCAGGTGTACTACTTCCTGAACGCTGAACCTCGCTTCGGCAAACTGCAGCTGAAG ACGGAGTCGGGGTGGTCCGAGGTGTCGGCCGGACAGAACTTCACTCAGGACGATGTGGAGATGAACCGTCTGTGGTACGTGCACACCGCTGCCACCAGCGCTGCCGGGTTCAAAGGTCACGACAGCTTCCGCTTCACCCTCAGCGACCTGGACAACGAGACGCCGACGCAGAGCTTCTTCATCTCGGTCCACACTGTGcacaaag GTGACTTGGTGCTGTTGAGCAAGGCAGTGCATCTGATGGAGGGACAGCGGGTCGTCTTGAACACCGACATCCTGCTGGCGTCAGACTCGTCCGGTCGTCCGGAGGAGCTCGTCTACACCGTGTCGGTCCCGCCTCGGCACGGCGTCGTCCACGCCGTCCAGCAGCCCGGAGTCCCGCTGACCGCCTTCACACAGCTGGACGTCGCCGCACACCGAGTGTGTTACACCCACGACAACAGCCACCACGCAGAGAGCGACGCCTTCag TTTTGTCGTCACAAACGGCGACTCGTCCCGCAGTGGCACCCTCCACTTCACCATCGAGCACGGCGACCGCATCCCGCCCACCCTCCACCACAACACGGGCCTCCGGCTGCAGGACGGCTCCACGGAGACCATCGGCGCCGACCAGCTGCAGCTCACCGACCCCGACACCGTCACCGCCAACCTGAGCTACGTCATCACGCAGCTGCCGCGCTACGGTaaactgctgctgagaggagtCCCGCTGTCCCCGCCGCTCAGCTTCACCCAGACGGACGTGGACGAGCTGAACCTGGCTTACCAACACGACCCGGGCAGCCCGGCAGACATCGACAGGTTCTACTTCCTGCCGACCGACGGGAGCAACAGAGGATACCTGGAGTTTGGACAGCTGAGAGAGGAGCCGGCTGTGTTCAACATCCAG GTGGATCGGGTGGACCGGACTCCTCCCAGTCTGACCACCAGACGGAGTCCCAGCTCCGTGGTGGATCTCGGTGGCGGGCGTTTCGGGATCTTCATCACCTCCAAACACCTGCAGGCCTCCGACCCCGACAGCCCCACAGAGGAGCTGGAGTTCTCCATCACCAGAGCGCCGTACTTCGGCTACCTGGAGAACGTTctgacag GAGCCTACATCAGAGGGCGTTTCACTCAGCGGGACGTGGACCAGCGAGCCGTGGTGTTCGTCCTCCCTGCAGACGTGGACGTGACGGCCGACAGCTTCCAGTTCCGCCTCGTCGACCCGGCAGGAAACACGGCGCTGCCTGAGAT ACTGGAGCTGTTCTGGTCTCGGGTGGAGCTGTCGGCCACCTGCTACAGAACCTGTGAGACGGCGGGGACGCTTCAGATCCAGATCCAACGCAGCGGCAAGAGCGCCGACCCGGCGTACGTGGCTATCCAG gtggaggaaggaTCAGCCAGGCCCGGCAGAGATTTCACTCACAGCACAGCCGCTCTGATCCAGTTTGATCCAG GAGTCAGTGTGAAGACCTGGAACATTTACCTGATAGACGACGGTCTGGAGGAAAACCACGAGACCTTCACTGTCACCCTGAAAACCCCCAAAAACGCAGTGCTGGGACAGAGAACGTCCGCGAGCGTCGAGATCATCGACCCCAGAGGAG GAAGGTGTGATCCAGACGAcctgagggtggaggaggacgagaagCGAttcccagctcctcctcctcatcctcctcggCTCCCCGACCCTCCcagaccagaggaggaggaggacccaGTCACCGACATCGAGGCGGAGCTGGTGTGGGAGAACCAGCCTCACCCTCCCAGAGGAGACGTCCCAAACCGACGACCCTTCCTGGACTACGGAGACGGGGACCCACAGGACCAGGCGGCCCACAGCTACAGCCAAGTCCACTACAGGCAGCTGCCTGGGA CCAGCACCGGGACCAGCACCGGGAGCTCTGGGATCTCTGGACACCGGGTCAGACATGGAGGACTAAAG GTGCGTGtgtcaggagagaggagggctgAGGAGAAGGTCTGGACG ttCCACAGTCTGACTCCTCTCCggctggaggaggtgaagccAGGGGACGTCGGGTGGAGTCGCTCACCTCACAGTCGCCTCCAGCAGGAGCCCCCCGTCGACGATCCTCCTCAGATGGATCATCCAGAACCCCGACACCACCCGGAGCTACGCCAGCGcaag ACGGGGAAGTCGGTGAGCAGCTCGTGTGCTGACGGATGGACTCACTACAGGAGACGCTGTTACATCGTCAGCTCATCTGTGGCGAGCTGGGCCAGTGCCGAGAGGACCTGCTCGCTGCT gtttaACAGCAGTCTGACGAGTGTGCGGTCCAGACGAGACATGACCTGGCTGTGGAAGTTTGCAGGGAGGAAGCCATTTTGGATCG